The nucleotide sequence GGAGCTCTGTGCACACATGAAACCATGAACTCGTTAAGCTCACAGGTAGATCCAGAGCTGCAGgctattctttttcttcagtccCTAAGGCAGACCTTCCATACCCAGCCTTGTCTTACTCACAGAGGCTGCATGCTCTCTCCCTGTCAGGGAAATCAAGAATCTCTAATGAAACTTTACACAGATCGCAAAACAAGCATGATTAATCCCTCTTCTGAGAGTATGTTATGCAAAATATAGATAGCTTTACTGGGGTTAGGAATTCACATTAcagtaagattaaaaaaagacaaagagaacCTTTTCAGCTTATTTTGCTATCTCCAGCTTGACTGACGACAGACGGAAATTCCACTTCAGCTTTATTGTTTCTTAAATCTTGAACCAAAGTCACCTGCAATGGTTCTCTGAAAAAGGCCTTTCATAAATAAGTAACTAAGGCTTCAGTGACCCTCTGAGCCTTCTGCCACCATCTACTTTTGCAATGTATTACTTTCACTGCAACTTTGGTGACGTTCCCCAATTTAAAACTATTCTAGAAATAAACTGTGGTTTGCGATGACTAATATCTTCAAGAGACTGTTCTgtccattaaagaaaaaaaatgatatctTAAGGGACTTTTAATTCAAATGCAGTCATGCTTTGGAGATACAGAAAATACCGAATGCAGTGAATATACTCGTGTTGATAGACTAGCTATTGTCTTGTTCAGACATTTCATGAGGAATACTCTATTCCCCCTTCTCAGCGTAGAGTTCTAAGATGCTTCCTGAGCTAGTTTCACATCTTTAGGCACTGAAAACAATGTCTTCTCCAGGCATTAACAGGAACTGAACTGCACCTAATGGCACACCGGCCTGGTTATGACTGATGTTATGAAAACCAGTGATCTCTCTCCTTAGCTTTGTGCCTGAAAATCAGGTGTGATTCATTCTCTTCATTCTCCAGCTGAATTTCCTTTCGAGCAAGAACTGATGATCCTGCTGATTATCTCCACTACTGAAAACAGAACTCCCTTCTgatttcctccttctccttaaGTAGTCTAAAACACCTAAGtggtggaaaaaggaaaacaagcaaaaaacccaaaccacaaaaacaaacttttcaCTGATAAAAGTATCAATAGAGTTCCCCGATCCATGAAACTGATGGAGACGTGTGTTGATATACGAGGAGACCCGTCATTGATTCCGTGGGCAGTAAGCATGGTTTTGCCTTAAAGACAGGCCTCCCCCTTGCTTTAATTTCTAACACGAATTCTACTGCATATAAAATTCCAGTAATTCAGCATTGGAACAACTCAGAACAACTACTTGAAGAACAGCAGCCAAACACACATCCTTCCCATTCACTAGCATCACAGCTACAACGTGTAGGTAAGTGCTTAAGTCCTTAACTCTTCTGTGAGttatggaaaggaaaaacagaaaacaacaccaCCAACACCACACATTTACTACTCCTTACTACTCCAATTGCCCCCTAGGACAAAAGAAGAATTGCAAAGGGAAATTCTTGCCTGGACCATGCTGCCATTAATATGAACAATCCAGAATATTTAAGTTCTCTCCTCCAGCTCTAAGAATTTATATAATTAAAGATATATAGAGATATCATATGTATAAGATAGCACCCCGACAGTTTGTCTTTCACTCTGCATGAGTCCTCTTGATATAAGCAATACACACTTGCTGTCTACCGTACAAAACTACCAGTTTTCTGAGAGCAAAGGATAAAGATGGGCACTAGCACACGTTTTTAAATCTAATTCCCTTAGAATTCCCTCTTGCTATGGCATACGCCACCTATACCTCCTtcagtaaaagggaaaaataaaattaaatgttacaGCTTTTTGGATAAGACTGTTGTCCACCTTCTCCATTTTCTGCACTGTGACTAAACAAGTTTGTTGAATAAGGACATTGTCTTGAATGAGATCTTTCTGTAATGAATTAACAGAACTGAATGACACGTAGAGTTAGACGTAGCAAGATCTTAAAAAACCCAGACAAATCAAGAAGTACATACTTCTTTTGTTTGAGAATGTAATGCAGAGTATATGCAAGCAGTTGTTTCCTCCTACTGTTATCATTTAAGGTCTTATCTACACCAGTGAGTGGGACCAGATGTCAAAGATGTCTTAAAATCAAATTATAGGCTTGAGAATTCTCAACTGACATTAAAAACCACTGTCTCAAACCTGCAGAATTGTATAAATTTGAGGCTGCCACTGTGAGCCTTGTTCTGATGCAAGTGAGGGGAACAATAAATCtctgtataaatataaaacaggaaaaaattaaaaccaatatTGGAGGCTACACAGCTGAATTGAGATAAAATTCACAATCTCAAACCCATTCTGGCAGAACACCATTTTAAAGGTTTACTTTGGAGGGTCTCcagaggaagcagaaataattaGGAGTTTAGCTGTGAAGCTTACAGTATGGTATGTTAACGTTAGAAGAGACAGACGTACATACTGCTTTACAACTGTTTGCTATAAGACTCGCAGTCTTCTTAAAAGTCTTCTCGAGGTAGTGAGCAAATCTCTCGTTCTCATTTTCCTTGGAACCCAGCTGGAGGAATTCACCTAAAAATTTGCACAGATAGAGGAGTTTTTATTTGTGGGTTTACTGCTTAGGCAAACAAGTCtgaagataaaaatagaaaaagaccTTACCACGCACCAGATCTTCAATCACCTGAGTTAGAACAGAGATGATAGTAGTGTTTCCAATTCGTGCTAAAGCTAGGGAAGCAGCTGACAGGATGAAATCACCAGCTAGAACAGcctaagaacaaaaaagaaaaatacatcttttaagTCTTTTCCTGTAAGCGTTAGTAAAGACAATACCGTTTCCTTTATTTGGCAGGTCTACTCACATCACATCATTTTCCTACATAAAGTATAAATTCCTCACTGTaatagagagaaaacagaagatggtTGAATATTAAAATTGGAACCATTTCTGAATCCCTATCTTATAATGCTGTTTAGACTTTTCCATATAAGCAGTGTCCTCCCTCTATGCAATATCGGAATCTGTTTGCCTGTGAACTTTAAAACGTTGCCTCTCTATTTGACTGTTCTGCTGTGACTGCTATGTCACACCACCTCTAAATTGTGTCGATAAGTTCTGAGGTACCAGTAATTTACTTGTTTCCTTGCATTTGCTCATTAAGACTTTCCTACCAATACTCTGTAAAGAAATGCCTCTCTCAAAAAATCCCCATGCTGAATTAAAACctttttgcatttattactGAAACAGGCTATCCTACTGCGTTCTGGATGAGGTACAAGTGCAAAGCATTCCAGCAGCACCACATGGGGAAGCTGAAAGCATTAAGAATCACACTGCAATCATACCTTCTTTAATGCTTCCAAAGTTCAGTAAGAAGACATCCATTTGTTTTACCTACAATCCACAGGCACTGCTTCACACTTTTTCTGGAATATCCCAAGACTATGCCTAAGCATAGTAAAACTGTGCCCCAGCAGAGTAACATGACAACCCCCCCACCAggtgtttctgcttttccagaactcaAAGGCAAGCCTTGCACGTGACAACACACTcaccttcctctctccccagaTTTGATTGACTGTCATTTTGCCTCTGCGAGAATTTGCATCATCGATAACGTCATCATGAACTAGGCTAGCTGTGTGGATCATCTCTGCAATTATGGCCACAGAGCGTTGGCTTGCTTGCACCTccctaaaataaaaaagaataaaaaaacaagaactgtcatttaattaaatacattttatgtgCTGCAGTACACTAGAAGAAACCTCTgtgaaaaccaaacaaacagtGTTTTGCTGAAAACAGCTGTTGCAGCTTTTCCATGGTCTGAACCCCATCTTTCAAACCTGAAATTAGCAAGATGAGAGAAAAGTAAGATCATGTTAGTACAGTGAGCACCATGGGACATTTCCATCCCTATTAGGCCTATTTCTGCCTTCCTGCATTATTAGTACTGTGAAACTCCTAAGTTACTGACTCTAATCCCTCTAAATCCAGACTGCAATAAATAGCACAGCATTAAGGATGCTTCATTCCAAGCAGACAGAAATCTGGAAAAGGGCAGAGAAAAGTAGTTTTGTAGAGTAGTTTGAAGTTTTCCTTACTTCTGTGCTGCTCTACCTATAAAATGCAGCATCACAAACTCCCCAAACCTTGCTAACACTACTAACCAGCAAGCTGGAGAGGTCAGCAGACAAAGAAAACCTGTATTCAACATCTGAAAACATAACTCATTGATCTTATCCTTTATCTTATCTGATTATCTTAAGACTTCAGAGGTTCCTCAAAAGCCCGAGGAATTAACTGGAATTATACTGCAATCACTTTAGGGCTGTAAACACTAACTACCTAACACTTAATGAAATTCAGCCTTTGGGAAGATCTAGCACTGATGATTCAACCCTCACTAGTTCACacctactttattttttaaactagacCAAAAAAAAGGTAAGGGAAGAACATAAAACCAATTACCTAGGGATCCAGGCTGgcaaaatgaacacaaaaaagCTGTCctagctcagaaaaaaaaaaagactatctACCTTAGTATTCATTTGCAACTGCCTCATTCTAGTATCTATCTTTTTCTACCTGTTTTCATCAAGAGTTGCATGCAGGATCCCAGAAACGTCTATCCCAGTTAGCCTTGCCTTATAGCTGTAACCAACCCACatggatgagaaaaaaataaaatgaaaaaataataaaataagattaCTTTTGACATATAAATACCTTACTTCTGGTATACAGGTAACACAGCAAATCATGCTATTTTCCATCAGAGCGGaaaaagaactgagaaaaagaactcagagaaagcagaagataatcatttcagctcagctgaatgaaatttaaaatcttgCATTGCCTGGTCTATTAAAATCTAGCgattaatcacaaaatgaaagaacatcTTGCAGTCTGCTGACATAACAGAGTGTTCTGACACCTACCTCTATGCAGAAGTATGCATTGCTGTCAGTGGGAGTTCTACATCCTGAACAATAGCAGGATGTGTGGCTCACAGGCTGTGAAAATGTGgcttttgaaaaacacaagaaTAAGAGCTGGAAACCTTCATGGCTGTTTGGAGGTAAGTTTTACTGTGGACTAGTAATTTAGTCAAATGCTAGTTCAGTGTAagtagttttcaaaaaaaaaaccaacaacctaTTGTTACTAAGTAGGAGAACTTACCTTCAAACAACTGTAAAGGTCTCCAGCCTCTTTCATGCACTGGCCTCCTTTTGGGGACTCCCTTTTTCATTAATTATGTCAGCAGACTGGACTTCCTGCTGGGAAGTAGCAGTAAATGGCAACACTCACAGACACACCAAAATCTTTCAGTAGTATGAAAGCAGCACAAGGACAGACTTCTCAAAAGCAGGTTTTGAAAAGTTCTGTTTCACAGTGCAGTTCATCTGTGACAATGACCAAAAATGGCATAGGAGAGCTCATGGTTAATGTGTCTGGCTGCTGGGATGTTATATCAAACGGGATAATTTAAACTGaacatgttttttaaagttactaTTTCTGGAAAGTCTCCAGCAAAGTTCTTCCCATCTCTGGCAAGAAAGGTTGCAAGAGTTTTCTACAAAAATCTTGTGAGAGAAATTCTGAATCGGAGCATGCCTATTTTAGGGAAAACACACAAGAAACAGGATCCTTTTCATTCCCTGccatttttcattctgcttcgcctgaaaaacaagagcaaaaggTAGCAGCAGTAACTCAAGTCAATAGATAACTGAATCACCACAAGTTCATTAAGAGAAATTATGCCATTTTTAGGTCATTCTCAAGAGTAAAGGCACCCCAAgatatatatttacaaaaatattctaTGTAACTGTccctttgtcttttaaaaaaagagtataCTGCATGTTTAAGTTCTTGGAAATGTTAGATTTTTCATTAGGACCCCCTGCTTGATTGAATAATAAGCTTTTATAGACATAGTGTATCCTGGGGTCTTTTCTGTAACAAAACTTGTTTCAAATGCACTGAGCAAGACCAAGGCTGATCTTACAGGTGAACCAACCAACCCAACCTTCTCCCTCCAAACGAACACCAAACAATATTTACAGACACAACCCAAGAGCTTTGCAATGAGCTTGTCAGTAAGTAAATGTTGCCAGTTAAAAGACAGGAAACCTGCAAAACAACTTGCAAAATTTCTGTGGTATGACCACACTCCTCAAAGTACATTTTTGGTGTTAAGTCCAGGTGGCTGAAAGGAATGAACCGTTCAGAAACGTGGTCTGTCACACAGAAGGGCACTGCCAACCAAGGGAAGTATAGAGAAGTGATGTATTAACCAGGAGCAAAttacagaacagcagaaatacaATGTACAGTATAGGCATCTGACAACTGTGGTTTGGAGGAGGGAAATAAAAGAGGGCTAAGGTTGCTGGCAGGTCGTCATAGATTAGGAAATACTATTCTCTAGTTTAGCTAGGTCattatatttaagtatttatcTCACCATTCTgatgatttatttctcttcttccccccTAAATCTTTTGTGCTATTTTCTCTATTGAGATGTCTCTGTACTTCTTTGACCTTCTCTTTGTTTGTCTCTCTCATTTTGGTTGCAGAAATAGACATAAAAACTCCTATTTACAAACACCTCTGGAGAATATACCCgaaacagaaagagagatcCAGTCAGGCTAATTCTGTGAAATTCTGCACACAGGCGTTGTGTGAAGAAATGGCAGAGGATGTGTGAAATTGAGGGTTTGCATGATCTCTTTACAACAATTCTCACTCTCACACAAAGATAAATTGCTAAATTGTTAAACAAAACACATTGCACAAGGGGCATAAGGACTCAAGCAGGGATGGACTTTCGGCTCTTGGAtcttcagggggaaaaaaatagtcataCCAGCACAGAACATTTTGAGTGCTTTGGACACTTTTTGATAATATTTTGGATTCCTTATGGCCTTATGCAACTGTCATTCTTATAACGAATACAACTAAGTGACCTTACTCTACAAAGACAGCTGACCTGCTAGGGGCATTCTAAATGGCTACCTTTATCAAATCTAAACGCAAGAGATCAAGCCACCCAATCTGGAAGCGGTGCTACCTGGGTATCCCCCTCCATTCTCTTAAGAAGTCTCAGCGATTCTTATCTTCTCAAGGAGCTCTGGGAAAAGTCTGCAGACTGCCTCAGAAGATCAGGACCTATACACTTACAAAGTTATGTCCCGTTATTTTAACAACCAAACAAGGAAGAGTATTACCTTTCCTGGTAGTAttgcaaaaaaggaaaacaaaacaaaaacagacaaaacaaacaaaaacacacacaaaaacagacaaaagaacACGTAAAAGCATGCTGGACCCAGCAAATTCTATGATAGTTTGAGAAGGGCAGTACGATGAGGCAGAAAGTCAACAGCAGTAACACAAGCCCCAGaggcagaattaaaaaaataaaataaaaatgctagcgatgaaaagcacaggaaattgCTCACCCCACAAGTCTACAGATGTTCTGGCCGGTATATTTGATTCCATGTGTGGGAACCAAAGTAAAACAAGTCTGAGAGAAGAATCAATATAAACTGAGCAAAAGAATGATAAAGTGCTTTAAGGGAAGCGACAAGTTCAAAGAGgagaaacatctcaaaaaaaaaaaagtccacaatagtaataaaaacaatTGGGGGAGGCAGAATGGGAAGGAAGGattgttttcttcccccctcaGGTCTAGAGCAGAGTAGTAGAGTAACAAATACGCAGTGCTTTCTTCTCTACATGTACGTTTTCCCTCATGAACAGTAAGAAGTTGGAAGAACAATTTGTCACCTGGAAACAACAATCCTCTAAGAAGCAACAATAATGAGACTACCATCAGTGTGAACTGGaagtatacatgtatataaagcAGGCGTTAACACAGCCTGCTTCAAGAAActtgaaagcaaagagaaaaaaatacaaaacttcaTCAATCCTCAGTAAGCAGGTATGCAAAATATGATAGCATATTCTTTGGCATGGTCTACCCAATCCTAAAAAGGCACTGGTCATCACGCATGAACCAAAAGCAGAATATTGAAGACTTGCGTTAATATACGTTAATTTCAATTACTAAAACAGACTTTGAGAAAAGTGTCATGAAGCAAAAAGGAAGCCAAATGCCCTGGGATTTCATTATCTTCTTTTGTTCAAACATCTCTGTTCTCCCTACTCAGAATTTCATTCTAAAAAAAGCCATGACAGATGATGACTCAGTCTGTCCTTGTGCAAGGAACATTCAAATTAACGAGGAGACTTTCAAACAAACATCAAGCATAGTTTGGAGATGCTGACAAAAACTGCAACAGATGTACAAAAGTTGTCAAATGACACGGGTATCTATAAATCAGAGTGTTCGTGCTGAGGGTTGGCTATTTGCCTTAGTTCTGTGTAGCACTCAAACTCTGAGATCACACTTCCTCACCAGCATGGGTCAGGTCTCAAAACTGGTCCTGACCATTTCAATTCAGCATAGTGCATGGACAATAACGCATCCATGAACATATACAGGTCAAAAGGCAGCAAATATGCTTTGAGCAAATAAAGGCAAATTCAGTTCTTTCTATGGCTACTTCTTCCCTTTGATTCACTGCTCACATGTGAAGTTATATGATTCTTTACATCAATTCCGGACTTCTTGCTATTGCATGCACACTTACGTAATTTTGTTCATAAGCATCTCATGCTACACATTAGAATAAGATAAAactatatttttcattattctgaCTAGAAGGATCTTCTAAAACCTCACTGTTCCGTTGCTAAAAGTCTCCTAAATTTCTACCCTGAATTTATATTTACTCTCTTATCAACATTGTACACTGTCTTTGTGGTtcttttaccctgctgggcagctgaacgCCACCACAgactctctcactccccctccccaaagaaAGAGGGTGAGAAAATACAATACAAGAAGAAGACACTcttctccacgggctgcagctccggcccggggcctgctcctgcgggggctctccatgggccgcagcctcctccaggccacatccacctgctccaccgggggctcctccacgggctgcagcgtggagatctgctccgtgtgggacccatgggctgcagggggacagcctgctccaccaggggcctctccacaggccgcaggggaactgctgctgcgtgcctggagcacctcttgccctcctgctgcactgaccttgggggctgcagggctggttctgcACAGCagatttccccttccttttctcccgGAGGCCCAACCAGTGTCACTCCCTGGCTTGGcgctggccagcagtgggtcccttttggaggcggctggagctggctgtgacctgacacggggcagctgctgaCCACCCCTGCAACCCATGCTACTGAACCcctgccacataaacccaatgcAGTCTTAAATCTCTCTCCCTCACATTCCTGATATATTTGTGGATCACAAGCCTTTCATTCTCCCTGATTATCCTTGCAGTCCATTCCTGAAGCTAGCTGCAGTTATCTTTTTTTGAGCACGAGAATCATGGATACTGATGATTTCACAAAGCGCAATACAATGGTATTGGTACTTCCTTAACTGAACCAGATATTCTGTGATTGATGCATGATACATGCAAGGATCACTTTAAGGTTTTTCATATAGAATATGGCTGTAAATCTCATTGGGTTTATGCCCTAACGGGGCACTCACGAGCCTCCAAGCTCAagcagaaaattttgttttattgttctaCCTTTCATTCCACCACAGATGGCCGGTCATCAAGAATGATTTTGTCACTGGAAAGTGCCATCACCACACTCATCCCAAGATcagtcataaaaatattaagccAACCAGTGGTGTGACAAAGGACATCCCCGAGGACTTTCACAAATACTGTTCCTTTGGTTGCCTCTAACACAATGACAAAGAACGGTACTGTGTGCGTAACTGAATTAGGCTGGAGTGAAGTTCATTAATTCTTGACAATGTTCTCCTAGAACAAGATGAACTGGCACACAGAGGACAAGACACTGCCAACtaggtttttctttctccttagaAATTATATTCAcatagaaagggaaaaaataagatgttGCTGGTATACAGGGCTTTGTGCCACACCAAGCCACAAAATATACATTGTGCTCTGAGGTATAAAGTTCAGCAAggcagtaaggaaaaaaatggtccAATGGCTGGGAAATCCCTTAAGACTGACACATTAACTAATAAAGAAGTCTAGAAACACTTCTGGCAAGGGACCAaaaatttcatatttgaaaTTCTATATGAGGGAAGACTGGAAACATAATTGGAATGTGAAGAGCACTCCAGCCAACATCTTTcttcaaaatgcaaatgtaacTGATAGGAACACGTGGAAAGAAGCATTTGCAATCAGCCAGAGCAAGGGGTGATAGAGAATACAGGTGCAATATGATGTTCTTCTCTATTAAAACTGCCTTCAAGAGCCAAGTAACTTGAAGAACATGAGGACTACAGCACCTCTAAGCTTAGAATCTTACATGAAAGCATAGAAATTTGCTGCTAGAGGTGGGGGAAACCTTGGAATGTCTCACAGCTTTGAATATAATTATACCACCTACTTCATGGCTTTTCTGTGTAATTACAGAAACATTATAAAAGTCTCTCCTTGCCAAAGTTCTTACCTGTTCAAAGAATGTAATAGCTACAGGAATGGTTACAACTGAAAAATAGTTTCAGTTAAGTTTATATAGTGTCCAGGAGtattacaaataataaatatttaataaatatataataaagcATTTATATAAGAAGCTAGAGTTGGCTAAACCCCTTACAAATAACAGAATTCAGCAACGTTATTTATCTATCACCAGTTCCAGCTGCAGTATAGCCAACAATTTTACACATGAAATTTACACATTTTACACTACTGGTAATGAAACCAGTAGTTCTTTTCGCACTGCTAAGTACAAAAATGCAGCTTCGAAATGGAATTTAAATTTGGGTTTTACCAAGGAACTTTTTATTTTCGTAAGGTTACTAGACATATTTGTGGGGAACACAGGAATGACAAATTTCTAGTATGATACATGTCCATATACCTAAAAGCCACGGACTCACCTGGAATTACTATGGTGAATGTTGCAAGCTCTTGCCATTAGCACCACAATCATTGGTCGAAAGGCCTTTCCTTTCCCATCAAAGTAATATTCACACATTTCCCTAAGTTCTGCTGTAGATACAAGTAATTcctataaaaaggaaaataatatatcAGCATAAAAGTCACAAAGCCAATCTGTTAGTGTAAGCAGTATGCACATATAAGGTTATTGCCAGTATTCATTCCACCTAACGTAAGctgaagctgtttttaaaattatttttcattgtaatcTGAAACACAATTGATGTATTCCAGCAGTGTACATcaggataaaacaaaaattgtgtTCTGGTTCTACAGGATATGTAGAAATGCTCTTTTTATCTTCACTTAGGATTCAGACAGCTATTCATAACCATGAAGAATATTCCTTCAATAACTATCCTCCAAAGCAAGGTTGCAATTAAAGTCAAAACCATTAGAGCATCCCAGGATAGGCACTAAAATCCCTTacctttttaatatcttcatagAGATTCTTCAAGTCTTTTCTACCAAGTTGAAAAGGGTCTTGGTATTTTTCATCACTAACTGTCTTACTGCAGCTGCACATTTGGGATGTACTTGTATGATGAAACCTGGTGTTTTTCAAAAGAGTAACATCGTTAAAAGCAAACTCTCCTTGATTCCCcagacaaaaatgtttcaaagagcatcctcctcctcctttccccctcaTACAAAATTTagccaaaaaataaacacacgacatcaaaatactgattttagCCACCTAATGAGGACCAAGAACTGCAAAGCTACATACTGATGAACACAGACTTTTAGGAGCTGGCGAAGCACAGCATTTAGAAAACATAACAACCAAACCCCACACTCACTCTTGCACTTGACTGATTACAGAAGTCTTTTGGGAAACAAACTATGCTGCTCTCAATGTATTCCTTCTGAATACACCATTGACAATATAGTGTACATTTTTAGATGAAGCCTTCATCTTCCAGTAACACAACTACTTTGTTGCTTTCTTCCATCTCCTGAACCCTCCTAGAAAAATATTCCTGGCTTGGATTTGAAAATTCCCCTTTACAGACCCAGCTATATTAGATGGCCCTAtctaaattataaattaaaatcaatactTCCAGGTAATATCACAATTCCATGAAAGGTCAGCAATAAAAGGTCAAAGTTCTACCTACATGAATCAAGGTGCATTTGGCTTGGAcctaattaatatatatatatatttttaatatatttcctgGAGTTGAAGTTTATACCTCTTATTATGTCTCCTTTTTCAAAatgagctttgtgggtgcccCTGGAGTGCTCTTGCTTTGCCCGCTGCTCTCCAGAATGGAGGACTTAGATTCCAGCTCCACACTGTAACAGTGGTCTACAATGAATTATCCAACGATATACTACAGCAAATAACCTTATTTTCAGCCTAAGCTTACAGCTCACATCTGTAACTATACACTTCACCCAATAACTGTGTCTTTACCCATCACACAACAGGAATCTCCAACTTACCGCcaaaatatattacatatttttggAAATGACAATACAGAGCTTCTTTGAGGAAAGTGACACAtctgcacaaagaaaaaacagggttaatttaaaatacagaatttataAACTGATGAAAAACTTGATTACAAAAGTACGAGTCTTCATCAACATTGCTCCACTTCTCCCTTTTAACAACTCAGCAGCATAGGCAGCCTCATAATCTCCTTCTGTATCACGTGAGGTGTAACTGCCAATGTGTACGTTAACTTCTGACTTAAACTGACTCTTCTGTTCTAGCACGGTGAACTTTCACCCCTTTCAGGAACAGCCAGGAAAGCGTATCAGTTCACTTCCAAGGAACAGCTCTAACGAAATCTTGCTTTTGCACTCACGGAAGGCGGTTTTCAAACATTTCCTGCCTTGCAGATAAATCTAGATAGCACCAGTCACAGAGCAAAGGGCAAGAGCCTTCTGTAAACTACTACATTAACAGAAGAACgtatccttttttcttcccctgcagcaATTATAACTTGGCTCACTTCTTATTATAATTTACACCTGCATATCTTCTTCCCTGCTAGATGTCAAGAACTTAACCTCCAAAGCCAACAATCTCTCCAAAGACCTCTCCCTGGAGATGGAGACCAGGTCCCTGGTAGAAGGCTTGGTCCCAGGTACACGACTGCAGCAGGGACAAGGTGAGAAAGgaaacacttctgtttttttctcttcatggCAATGCTGCCAAGACtcgcccagccctgctgctttgTGCACACACTGACTCAGGGGCCCCGTAAGGCTGACCCACCCTGAAATCATTGCAATCTAC is from Anser cygnoides isolate HZ-2024a breed goose chromosome 2, Taihu_goose_T2T_genome, whole genome shotgun sequence and encodes:
- the PDSS1 gene encoding all trans-polyprenyl-diphosphate synthase PDSS1 isoform X1, whose translation is MALRWGWWWWRWRCGASARRAPPPPLGSVPGPGSRPPPPALGGAMCHFPQRSSVLSFPKICNIFWRFHHTSTSQMCSCSKTVSDEKYQDPFQLGRKDLKNLYEDIKKELLVSTAELREMCEYYFDGKGKAFRPMIVVLMARACNIHHSNSREVQASQRSVAIIAEMIHTASLVHDDVIDDANSRRGKMTVNQIWGERKAVLAGDFILSAASLALARIGNTTIISVLTQVIEDLVRGEFLQLGSKENENERFAHYLEKTFKKTASLIANSCKAVSILGCPDPKVHEIAYQYGKNVGIAFQLIDDVLDFTSCADRLGKPAAADLKLGLATGPVLFACRQFPEMNAMIMRRFSKPGDVERARKYVLQSDGVQQTTYLAQRYCHEATREISKLRPSPEREALIQLTEMVLMRDK